From Candidatus Latescibacter sp., one genomic window encodes:
- a CDS encoding radical SAM protein: protein VMHRAGCIKVYLGLESGSDDTLALMNKNVTVNDAMNTLDILYREGIKAAAFFLVGYPGETRESMEKTFSFALSFPFDEISFNVPYPLPGSPLYDRVKDFSLEGDWEIENETRFLYRAEFDEQWIKARISETLEKFAETKRVKQMKTV, encoded by the coding sequence GTCATGCACCGCGCCGGTTGTATCAAGGTATACCTCGGCCTGGAATCCGGTTCCGATGACACTCTTGCCCTAATGAATAAAAATGTTACGGTCAACGATGCCATGAACACCCTTGACATCCTGTACCGTGAGGGGATCAAAGCCGCTGCATTCTTCCTGGTCGGATATCCTGGAGAAACCCGTGAATCCATGGAAAAAACATTTTCCTTTGCCCTCTCCTTTCCCTTTGATGAGATTTCTTTCAATGTACCCTATCCCCTTCCGGGCTCACCGCTTTATGACAGGGTGAAGGACTTCAGCCTGGAAGGGGATTGGGAAATCGAAAATGAAACCCGGTTTCTTTACCGTGCGGAATTCGATGAACAATGGATAAAGGCGAGGATTTCCGAGACATTGGAGAAATTCGCGGAGACGAAGCGGGTTAAACAGATGAAAACAGTATGA